The following proteins are co-located in the Haloplanus sp. HW8-1 genome:
- a CDS encoding DUF6895 family protein, whose amino-acid sequence MTGSETSDDDLGPIGRVGPSNVPAELRRLERIAGRWIDDRADLFDPHGWERQDEYQTRLKAFSELSIYLMLGDQLPVEPSADRTDGHELVVERVHDRSYREAIRRNPAEIRVYGYPPIYVDLAGELRDPAVRDALGDVLGGDAAWARERQPYALLDVWHMATLCGIEPPYDRDTILRTSSLVGGVHPIRAELEDVYPLTHDIMFARGFGLEGFGFATDPLPYDVRCAHVGLALRYLAAELYDPLLEVLLTGVLQHQLPPDLVGVCLQRLVEVAESHGHVPDHSGDDPRLDTISDANTETLAHLGDRAVDWGSQYHVNLVAGFCALGVRAEWPALREAFEWRTCTYDPETLLGLGEALDHLAKYELESGARRLRDVAGTDAAAAYPQVFEAAVTFLREQRRADGSFGYWPEERLVLGRAGVDADQFDRQFLATTTEACADALDAIDDEVED is encoded by the coding sequence ATGACGGGGTCCGAAACGTCCGACGACGACCTCGGTCCGATCGGTCGTGTGGGGCCGTCGAACGTCCCGGCCGAGCTCCGACGACTGGAACGAATCGCGGGCCGCTGGATCGACGACCGGGCCGACCTCTTCGACCCGCACGGCTGGGAACGACAGGACGAGTATCAGACGCGGCTCAAGGCCTTCAGCGAACTGTCCATCTACCTCATGCTGGGCGATCAGCTTCCGGTCGAACCGTCGGCCGACCGGACGGACGGCCACGAACTCGTCGTCGAACGGGTCCACGACCGATCGTATCGAGAGGCGATCCGCCGGAATCCGGCGGAGATCCGAGTGTACGGCTATCCACCCATCTACGTCGACCTGGCCGGCGAACTCCGCGACCCAGCCGTCCGGGACGCGCTGGGTGACGTCCTCGGTGGGGACGCGGCCTGGGCACGGGAGCGCCAGCCGTACGCGCTGCTCGACGTCTGGCACATGGCGACCCTGTGTGGGATCGAACCGCCGTACGACCGGGACACCATCCTCCGGACGAGCAGCCTCGTCGGGGGTGTCCACCCGATCCGGGCCGAACTGGAGGACGTCTATCCGCTGACCCACGACATCATGTTCGCCCGCGGCTTCGGGCTGGAGGGGTTCGGCTTCGCGACGGACCCGCTCCCCTACGACGTGCGGTGTGCCCACGTCGGGCTCGCGCTGCGATATCTGGCCGCCGAACTCTACGATCCACTACTCGAAGTGTTGTTGACGGGCGTGTTACAGCACCAGTTACCGCCGGATCTCGTCGGCGTCTGTCTGCAGCGGCTCGTCGAGGTCGCCGAATCACACGGCCACGTGCCCGACCACTCCGGGGACGACCCGCGACTCGACACGATCAGCGACGCCAACACGGAGACGCTGGCCCACCTCGGGGACCGTGCCGTCGACTGGGGGAGCCAGTACCACGTCAACCTGGTCGCCGGCTTCTGTGCGCTCGGTGTCCGGGCGGAGTGGCCCGCGCTCCGAGAAGCGTTCGAGTGGCGGACGTGCACGTACGACCCGGAGACGCTGTTGGGACTTGGCGAGGCGCTCGACCACCTGGCGAAGTACGAACTGGAGTCGGGCGCCCGGCGCCTCCGGGACGTCGCGGGGACCGACGCCGCCGCGGCGTATCCGCAGGTCTTCGAGGCGGCGGTGACGTTCCTCCGGGAGCAGCGTCGGGCGGACGGCTCCTTCGGCTACTGGCCCGAGGAGCGACTGGTGCTCGGCCGTGCGGGCGTCGACGCCGATCAGTTCGACCGGCAGTTCCTGGCGACGACGACCGAGGCCTGTGCGGACGCGCTCGATGCGATCGACGACGAGGTCGAGGACTAG
- a CDS encoding NAD-dependent epimerase/dehydratase family protein — protein MRLRDRDIVITGGAGLIGSHLAGALVPENRVVVADDLSKGSEAYLPDAAELVRADMTDPDDVADVITADVDVVFHLAAYTDTNFDRPRQLFEENAAMTYNVLERMDAVGVSKLAFTSSSTVYGEAPRPTPEDYAPLEPISVYGAAKLADEALLSTYAHSHDMTVWCFRFANIVGPHQRGTVIPDFIEKLVADPDTLEILGDGRQEKSYLHVEECVDAIRHVVEHATDDLNIYNLGTRTTTSVTRIADIVAERMGLDPTYEFTGGDRGWTGDVPKMRLSIEKLSALGWEPDRSSDEAVRRAADQLVGEISEET, from the coding sequence ATGAGACTCCGAGACCGCGACATCGTCATCACTGGGGGTGCCGGACTCATCGGCTCTCACCTCGCCGGGGCGCTCGTCCCCGAGAACCGCGTCGTCGTCGCCGATGACCTCTCCAAGGGAAGCGAAGCGTACCTGCCGGATGCGGCGGAACTCGTCCGCGCCGACATGACCGACCCGGACGACGTCGCCGACGTCATCACCGCCGACGTCGACGTGGTCTTCCACCTCGCGGCGTACACGGACACGAACTTCGACCGGCCGCGACAGCTGTTCGAGGAGAACGCCGCGATGACGTACAACGTCTTGGAACGGATGGACGCAGTGGGTGTCTCGAAGCTCGCGTTCACGTCGTCCTCGACCGTCTACGGCGAGGCCCCGCGCCCGACCCCCGAGGATTACGCTCCGCTCGAACCGATCTCGGTGTACGGCGCCGCGAAACTCGCCGACGAGGCGCTCCTCTCGACGTACGCACACTCACACGACATGACGGTCTGGTGTTTCCGCTTCGCCAACATCGTCGGCCCCCACCAGCGCGGCACCGTCATCCCGGACTTCATCGAGAAACTCGTCGCGGACCCCGACACCCTGGAGATCCTCGGCGACGGCCGACAGGAGAAGTCGTACCTCCACGTCGAGGAGTGTGTCGACGCCATCCGCCACGTCGTCGAGCACGCGACCGACGACCTGAACATCTACAACCTGGGGACGCGGACGACGACGTCGGTCACCCGCATCGCCGACATCGTCGCCGAGCGGATGGGCCTCGATCCCACCTACGAGTTCACCGGCGGCGACCGCGGCTGGACGGGCGACGTCCCCAAGATGCGCCTGTCGATCGAGAAGCTGTCCGCGCTGGGCTGGGAGCCCGACCGGTCGAGCGACGAGGCGGTGCGCCGGGCGGCCGATCAGTTGGTCGGGGAGATCAGCGAGGAGACCTAG
- a CDS encoding metal-dependent hydrolase — protein MLPWGHLAVGYLGYTVLTRARTRRPPAGVPVLVLAVATQLPDLVDKPLNWWFGVFDGRGIGHSLVAVAVVCLLAVLVARRYDRPALTGALSIGLFSHLCADAWRPLVAGRFERATFLLWPLLPVPTYSTDSLGGHLGSWLAHLRLLPVSPLEFLTSGFGVQLALFSVVFGVWGLDGFPGLGTTRRLLTRRSSDSTVDTER, from the coding sequence ATGTTGCCATGGGGACATCTAGCGGTGGGTTACCTCGGCTACACCGTCCTGACGCGGGCGCGGACCCGCCGCCCCCCGGCAGGTGTTCCGGTGCTCGTGCTGGCGGTCGCCACGCAGCTTCCCGACCTCGTCGACAAGCCGCTCAACTGGTGGTTCGGCGTCTTCGACGGCCGGGGCATCGGCCACTCGCTGGTTGCCGTGGCCGTGGTCTGTCTGCTCGCCGTTCTGGTCGCGCGCAGATACGATCGGCCCGCGCTGACCGGGGCACTCTCGATCGGACTCTTCTCTCACCTGTGTGCCGACGCGTGGCGACCGCTGGTCGCGGGACGGTTCGAGCGTGCGACGTTTCTCCTCTGGCCCCTGCTGCCGGTGCCGACCTACTCCACGGACAGTCTGGGGGGCCACCTCGGTTCGTGGCTCGCTCACCTTCGGTTGCTGCCCGTCTCCCCGCTGGAGTTCCTGACGAGTGGGTTCGGCGTCCAGCTCGCGCTCTTCTCGGTCGTGTTCGGTGTTTGGGGACTGGACGGGTTCCCGGGTCTCGGGACGACACGGCGACTCCTCACCCGTCGGTCGTCGGATTCGACCGTGGATACCGAGCGCTGA
- a CDS encoding glycosyltransferase family 2 protein, producing the protein MPTMNEEEGIEECIERAKSALEMLGLTGEIIVSDSSEDRTPDLAAEMGAHVVTPDGAGYGYAYRYAFDRARGKYIVIGDADTTYDFEELPTLFKRLQATDADMVMGSRLEGEIKPGAMPNLHQYVGNPLLTAFLNVFYEAGVSDAHSGFRVIERDALDRLDLRSDGMEFASEMIMQAAERDLNIEEVPIVYHEREGEATLDSFRDGWRHVRFMLLNAPGYLFTGPAIGLGIVGVAMMVLSVMNRPVGGVFFGQHTMIAGSLAVILGYQIGSLGLFSAVAAEPIRSPRDPVTEFVLGRFRLEHGTTIGLGLFTVGALYTTYLVVQWVQSGYTALPIVPVNLLAFTALVLGAQTVFHSFFLSLLGGRSTDADESET; encoded by the coding sequence ATGCCGACGATGAACGAGGAGGAGGGCATCGAAGAGTGTATCGAACGGGCGAAATCGGCCCTGGAGATGCTCGGACTGACCGGCGAGATCATCGTGAGTGACAGTTCCGAGGACCGCACCCCTGATCTCGCCGCCGAGATGGGCGCCCACGTCGTCACGCCGGACGGCGCGGGATACGGCTACGCGTACCGCTACGCGTTCGATCGGGCACGCGGCAAGTACATCGTCATCGGGGACGCGGACACGACATACGACTTCGAAGAACTGCCGACCCTGTTCAAGCGCCTGCAGGCGACGGACGCGGACATGGTGATGGGGAGTCGACTGGAGGGCGAAATCAAGCCCGGTGCGATGCCCAACCTCCATCAGTACGTCGGGAACCCGCTCCTGACGGCGTTCCTCAACGTGTTCTACGAGGCGGGGGTGAGCGACGCCCACAGCGGCTTCCGGGTGATCGAGCGCGACGCGCTGGACCGGCTCGACCTCCGGTCGGACGGCATGGAGTTCGCCAGCGAGATGATCATGCAGGCGGCCGAGCGGGACCTCAACATCGAGGAAGTTCCCATCGTCTATCACGAGCGGGAAGGCGAAGCGACCCTCGACAGTTTCCGCGACGGCTGGCGGCACGTCCGCTTCATGCTGTTGAACGCCCCCGGATACCTGTTCACCGGCCCGGCCATCGGCCTCGGCATCGTCGGCGTCGCAATGATGGTGCTGTCGGTCATGAACCGGCCGGTCGGCGGCGTGTTCTTCGGCCAGCACACGATGATCGCCGGCAGCCTCGCCGTCATCCTCGGCTACCAGATCGGGAGTCTCGGCCTGTTCAGCGCCGTCGCCGCGGAGCCGATCCGGTCGCCCCGCGACCCGGTGACGGAGTTCGTACTGGGCCGGTTCCGACTGGAGCACGGAACGACGATCGGACTGGGACTGTTCACCGTCGGCGCCCTCTACACGACCTATCTCGTCGTCCAGTGGGTCCAGAGTGGCTACACCGCCCTCCCGATCGTCCCGGTGAACCTGCTGGCGTTCACAGCACTCGTCCTCGGGGCCCAGACGGTGTTCCATTCCTTCTTTCTCAGTCTCCTCGGCGGGCGTTCGACGGACGCGGACGAATCGGAGACGTAG
- a CDS encoding carbohydrate-binding protein, which yields MTENDGETEGDDAPIARRSYLKVAGLSAVGLGGYLRTRSDDSEPESDHVGYGYGGVPLVAETESTAGSTAGIAEAVDDGGTGAAQVTDSSGQSAYVRQLPGRVQAQDFDTGGEGVSYHDTDAENRFGAYRPDSGVDIQETRDTSGEYNIGAIEDGEWLEYSVRIPAGTYDISARVAAKSSGEKLQFLLDGTELGVIQVPVTGDWQQWATTTLYAVSVDSSGEHTLRIKSIGGDCNLNWFEVSESDEATTPTPTPTPSDTATATETATPTETATPTETATPTETATPTPTPTATETATPTPTPTATETATPTPTPTPTETATPTPTPTPTETATPTPTPTATDEYGVQGYGQDGFGG from the coding sequence TTGACTGAAAACGACGGCGAGACGGAGGGCGACGACGCCCCCATCGCCCGCCGGTCGTATCTCAAAGTGGCCGGTCTCTCCGCCGTCGGTCTGGGTGGGTACCTGCGGACCCGGTCCGACGATTCGGAGCCCGAGTCGGACCACGTCGGCTACGGCTACGGTGGCGTGCCACTCGTGGCGGAGACGGAGTCGACGGCGGGCTCGACCGCCGGCATCGCCGAGGCCGTCGACGACGGCGGCACGGGCGCGGCACAAGTCACGGACTCCTCCGGTCAGTCCGCGTACGTGCGGCAGCTTCCCGGACGGGTCCAGGCGCAGGACTTCGACACCGGCGGCGAAGGCGTCTCGTATCACGACACCGACGCGGAGAACCGCTTCGGCGCGTACCGACCGGACTCCGGCGTCGACATCCAGGAGACGCGAGACACGAGCGGCGAGTACAACATCGGCGCGATCGAGGACGGCGAGTGGCTCGAGTACTCCGTCAGGATCCCCGCTGGGACCTACGACATCTCGGCCCGCGTGGCGGCCAAGTCCTCCGGCGAGAAACTGCAGTTCCTCCTCGACGGGACGGAACTCGGCGTCATCCAGGTCCCTGTCACCGGCGATTGGCAGCAGTGGGCGACCACGACCCTGTACGCCGTCTCCGTCGACAGCAGCGGAGAGCACACCCTCCGCATCAAGTCCATCGGCGGCGACTGTAACCTCAACTGGTTCGAAGTGTCCGAGTCCGACGAGGCTACGACGCCGACCCCGACGCCGACGCCCAGCGATACGGCCACCGCCACGGAGACGGCGACACCCACGGAGACGGCGACACCCACGGAGACGGCGACACCGACCGAGACGGCGACGCCAACGCCGACGCCGACAGCCACGGAGACGGCGACGCCAACGCCGACGCCGACAGCCACGGAGACGGCGACGCCAACGCCGACGCCGACACCGACCGAGACGGCGACGCCAACGCCGACCCCAACACCAACCGAGACGGCGACGCCGACGCCAACGCCGACGGCCACGGACGAGTACGGCGTCCAGGGCTACGGCCAGGACGGATTCGGCGGGTAG